A region from the Variovorax sp. RKNM96 genome encodes:
- a CDS encoding alpha/beta hydrolase, whose protein sequence is MSLPTFASLRRRRGALTTAFTVTAAAVLSACSPIKVLNGLVPEDTYQFQGGIAYGAAPRQQLDVYQPLPATPPARGTRPLVVFFFGGTWSSGDRASYKFVGEALAARGAVVVIPDYGLSPAFTYPVFVRDSALAVKWALDNAAQLGADPKQVYVMGHSSGGYNAAMVALDDRWLGELGGSPRQLAGWIGLAGPYDFLPIGDPQAQAAFNWPNTPRDSQPLAHASAASPRALLMAASKDNLVYPDRNTGQMAAALRAAGVPVQVKLFDNLSHVTLIGAFGKPIQWLGGPVLPPVMDFLGLASVLSHKGAR, encoded by the coding sequence ATGAGCCTTCCCACTTTCGCGTCCCTGCGCCGGCGCCGCGGCGCCCTCACCACCGCCTTCACCGTCACCGCAGCTGCCGTGCTCTCGGCCTGCTCCCCCATCAAGGTGCTCAACGGGCTGGTGCCCGAGGACACCTACCAGTTCCAGGGCGGCATCGCCTATGGCGCCGCGCCGCGGCAGCAGCTCGACGTCTACCAGCCGTTGCCTGCCACGCCGCCGGCACGGGGCACCCGCCCGCTGGTGGTGTTCTTCTTCGGCGGCACATGGAGCAGCGGCGACCGCGCGAGCTACAAGTTCGTCGGCGAGGCGCTGGCCGCCCGGGGCGCGGTGGTGGTGATTCCCGACTACGGCCTCTCGCCCGCCTTCACCTACCCTGTCTTCGTGCGCGACAGCGCCCTGGCCGTCAAATGGGCGCTCGACAACGCCGCGCAGCTCGGCGCCGACCCGAAACAGGTCTACGTGATGGGCCACAGCTCGGGCGGCTACAACGCCGCGATGGTGGCGCTGGACGATCGCTGGCTCGGCGAACTCGGCGGGAGCCCCAGGCAGCTCGCGGGCTGGATCGGCCTGGCCGGTCCCTACGACTTCCTGCCCATCGGCGACCCGCAGGCGCAGGCCGCCTTCAACTGGCCGAACACGCCGCGCGACTCGCAGCCGCTCGCGCATGCGAGCGCGGCGTCGCCCCGCGCGCTGCTGATGGCGGCATCGAAAGACAACCTCGTCTACCCCGACCGCAACACCGGCCAGATGGCCGCGGCCTTGCGCGCCGCCGGGGTCCCGGTGCAGGTCAAGCTGTTCGACAACCTCAGCCATGTCACGCTGATCGGGGCGTTCGGCAAGCCGATCCAGTGGCTGGGCGGTCCGGTGCTGCCGCCGGTCATGGACTTCCTCGGGTTGGCGTCAGTCCTGTCCCACAAGGGGGCTCGGTAG
- a CDS encoding Lrp/AsnC family transcriptional regulator, whose product MELDRTDRAILRALQRDASVSNVALAAKVNLSAPACLRRVERLKEAGFIKGIVALLDPDALEVGMLVMIGVVLDRSTPDSFSDFEKAAQKVSGCLECHVVSGEFDYFMLVRTRDNDSFNRLHAEQLLYLPGVRQIRTFVVLKQVLSTTQLPI is encoded by the coding sequence ATGGAGCTCGATCGCACCGACCGCGCCATCCTGCGCGCGCTGCAGCGCGATGCCTCGGTATCGAATGTGGCGCTCGCCGCCAAGGTCAACCTCAGCGCCCCCGCCTGCCTGCGCCGCGTCGAGCGGCTGAAGGAGGCCGGGTTCATCAAGGGCATCGTCGCGCTGCTCGATCCCGACGCGCTCGAGGTCGGCATGCTCGTGATGATCGGCGTGGTGCTCGACCGCTCCACGCCCGACTCGTTCTCCGACTTCGAGAAGGCCGCGCAGAAGGTCTCGGGCTGCCTCGAATGCCATGTGGTCTCGGGCGAATTCGATTACTTCATGCTCGTGCGCACCCGCGACAACGACAGCTTCAACCGCCTGCACGCCGAACAGTTGCTGTACCTGCCGGGCGTACGGCAGATCCGCACCTTCGTGGTCTTGAAGCAGGTGCTGTCGACCACGCAGCTTCCAATCTGA
- a CDS encoding tetratricopeptide repeat protein, producing MIDITLENFQAELIEGSVATPVLLDIWAEWCGPCKQLGPVLEKLEVEYAGRFTLAKLDADKVPQISSQLSEMFGVRSIPFCVMFKDGQPVDGFVGAIPAEKIREFLDKHVPGADEAEAASEEAAAQEALAEGDTEGALEKLQHAVATDPANDDARFDYVKLLLQEGRADDAKVAFAPVIARTSLVRRFDALQRWMDAIDFAAPVTGAAPAIAEFDAKIAANKRDFDARFGRARLLMAAQRWTDAMDELLDILMRDKTWSEDLARKTYIAILDVIEPPKVKVADGQIPPDDPVVATYRRRLSSVVLS from the coding sequence ATGATCGACATCACTCTCGAAAATTTCCAGGCCGAGCTGATCGAAGGCTCCGTCGCCACGCCGGTGCTGCTGGACATCTGGGCCGAATGGTGCGGCCCCTGCAAACAGCTCGGTCCGGTGCTCGAAAAGCTCGAGGTCGAGTACGCCGGCCGCTTCACGCTGGCCAAGCTGGACGCCGACAAGGTGCCGCAGATTTCGTCGCAACTCTCCGAGATGTTCGGCGTGCGCAGCATCCCGTTCTGCGTGATGTTCAAGGACGGCCAGCCGGTCGACGGCTTCGTCGGCGCCATTCCGGCCGAGAAGATCCGCGAATTCCTCGACAAGCACGTGCCGGGCGCCGACGAGGCCGAAGCCGCTTCCGAAGAAGCCGCCGCGCAGGAGGCGTTGGCTGAGGGCGATACCGAGGGCGCACTCGAGAAGCTGCAGCACGCGGTGGCGACCGACCCGGCCAACGACGACGCCCGCTTCGACTACGTCAAGCTCCTGCTGCAGGAAGGCCGCGCCGACGACGCCAAGGTCGCCTTCGCGCCGGTGATCGCCAGGACTTCCCTGGTGCGCCGCTTCGACGCGCTGCAACGCTGGATGGACGCCATCGATTTCGCGGCCCCCGTGACCGGCGCCGCGCCCGCGATCGCCGAGTTCGACGCGAAGATCGCCGCCAACAAGCGCGACTTCGACGCCCGCTTCGGCCGCGCCCGCCTCCTGATGGCCGCGCAGCGCTGGACCGACGCGATGGACGAGCTGCTCGACATCCTGATGCGCGACAAGACCTGGAGCGAAGACCTCGCCCGCAAGACCTACATCGCGATCCTCGATGTGATCGAGCCGCCGAAGGTGAAGGTGGCCGATGGGCAGATTCCGCCGGATGACCCGGTCGTGGCCACCTACCGCCGCCGCCTCAGCAGCGTGGTTCTGAGCTGA
- a CDS encoding L-threonylcarbamoyladenylate synthase: MILDGQSPEAIAEAVRVLRAGGLVAFPTETVYGLGADASSDMAVAGIFKAKGRPADHPLIVHVAAGMKGTEALSRFAQPLPLFAQKLVQAFWPGPLTLIVTRQPGVGAAAAGGQDTIGLRCPSHPVAQALLEACAEQGVPGVAGPSANRFGRVSPTTAQHVYEEFGDAVPVVDGGACEVGIESTIVDCSRGAPVLLRPGLITRAQIEAACGEKLNDRDVLETPDPRASGTLEAHYAPNAKVRLMDAKALQTGLDVLGANAAHIAVWSRTSLRCRSQRVLQRRMPDDAAASAHQLFAVLREFDAEGVKLIWVETPPDTPEWEGVRDRLQRAAAA, from the coding sequence ATGATCCTCGACGGCCAATCCCCCGAGGCCATCGCCGAGGCCGTGCGCGTGCTGCGCGCGGGCGGGCTGGTCGCATTCCCGACCGAGACCGTCTACGGCCTGGGCGCCGACGCGAGCAGCGACATGGCCGTGGCCGGGATCTTCAAGGCCAAGGGACGGCCCGCCGACCATCCGCTGATCGTGCACGTCGCGGCCGGCATGAAGGGCACCGAGGCGCTCTCGCGCTTCGCCCAGCCGCTGCCGCTCTTCGCGCAGAAGCTGGTGCAGGCCTTCTGGCCCGGCCCGCTCACATTGATCGTCACCCGCCAGCCCGGCGTGGGCGCCGCGGCGGCGGGCGGGCAGGACACCATCGGCCTGCGTTGCCCCTCGCACCCGGTGGCCCAGGCGCTGCTCGAGGCCTGCGCCGAGCAGGGCGTGCCGGGCGTCGCGGGGCCGAGCGCCAACCGCTTCGGCCGCGTGAGCCCGACCACGGCCCAGCACGTGTACGAGGAGTTCGGCGATGCGGTGCCGGTCGTCGACGGCGGCGCCTGCGAGGTCGGCATCGAATCGACCATCGTCGACTGCAGCCGCGGCGCACCCGTGCTGCTGCGCCCGGGCCTCATCACGCGCGCGCAGATCGAAGCGGCCTGCGGCGAGAAGCTCAACGATCGCGACGTGCTCGAAACCCCCGACCCACGCGCCTCGGGCACGCTCGAGGCGCACTACGCGCCGAACGCCAAGGTGCGCCTGATGGATGCGAAAGCGCTGCAGACGGGCCTCGACGTGCTCGGCGCCAATGCCGCGCACATCGCCGTCTGGTCGCGCACCAGCCTGCGCTGTCGTTCGCAGCGCGTGCTGCAGCGGCGCATGCCCGACGACGCGGCGGCCAGCGCGCACCAGCTGTTCGCGGTGCTGCGCGAGTTCGACGCAGAGGGCGTCAAGCTGATCTGGGTCGAGACGCCGCCCGACACGCCCGAGTGGGAAGGCGTGCGCGACCGGCTCCAGCGCGCGGCAGCGGCCTGA
- a CDS encoding helix-turn-helix transcriptional regulator has product MLQLTEELEKARKAGGLSQEALATQAGLSRMTVQRIESGQIDPRLSTLLEMARVLGLELMPVPASLRPQLEDFVRSGGRLLGQPAGVGAPPSIAQSLADENR; this is encoded by the coding sequence ATGCTCCAACTCACCGAAGAACTCGAAAAAGCCCGCAAGGCCGGCGGCCTGAGCCAAGAGGCGCTGGCCACCCAGGCGGGGCTCTCGCGCATGACGGTGCAGCGCATCGAAAGCGGCCAGATCGACCCGCGGCTGTCGACGCTGCTCGAAATGGCGCGCGTGCTGGGGCTCGAGCTGATGCCCGTGCCCGCCAGCTTGCGCCCGCAGCTCGAAGACTTCGTGCGCTCGGGCGGCCGCCTGCTGGGCCAGCCGGCGGGCGTGGGCGCACCGCCGTCCATTGCGCAGAGCCTGGCTGACGAAAACCGGTGA
- the fba gene encoding class II fructose-bisphosphate aldolase (catalyzes the reversible aldol condensation of dihydroxyacetonephosphate and glyceraldehyde 3-phosphate in the Calvin cycle, glycolysis, and/or gluconeogenesis) — protein sequence MALVSMRELLDHAAANGYGIPAFNVNNLEQVQAVMEAAKETGAPVILQASAGARKYAGEAFIKHLIQAAIEQYPNIPLVMHQDHGQNPDVCKGAIDLGFSSVMMDGSLEADGKTIASYDYNVDVTKKVSDMAHRLGVTVEGELGCLGSLETMKGDKEDGHGTDDTMTREQLLTDPEQAADFVKRTQIDALAIAIGTSHGAYKFTREPTGDILAIDRIKEIHRRIPNTHLVMHGSSSVPQELLAIIRQYGGNMKETYGVPVKEIQEAIKHGVRKINIDTDIRLAMTGAVRKFLAENPEKFDAREWLKPAREAAKLICKQRYIEFGCEGQGAKIKGDTLQVVAAKYAKGELAQEVV from the coding sequence ATGGCACTCGTCTCGATGCGCGAACTGCTGGACCACGCCGCAGCCAATGGCTACGGCATTCCGGCCTTCAACGTCAACAATCTCGAACAGGTCCAGGCCGTGATGGAGGCCGCCAAGGAAACCGGCGCCCCCGTCATCCTGCAAGCCAGCGCAGGGGCCCGCAAATACGCCGGCGAAGCCTTCATCAAGCACCTGATCCAGGCCGCGATCGAGCAGTACCCGAACATCCCGCTGGTCATGCACCAGGACCACGGCCAGAACCCCGACGTCTGCAAGGGCGCCATCGACTTGGGCTTCAGCTCGGTCATGATGGACGGCTCGCTCGAGGCCGACGGCAAGACCATCGCCAGCTACGACTACAACGTGGACGTCACCAAGAAGGTGTCCGACATGGCCCACCGCCTGGGCGTGACCGTCGAAGGCGAGCTCGGCTGCCTGGGTTCGCTCGAGACCATGAAGGGCGACAAGGAAGACGGCCACGGCACCGACGACACCATGACGCGCGAGCAACTGCTCACCGACCCCGAGCAGGCCGCCGACTTCGTCAAGCGCACCCAGATCGACGCGCTGGCCATCGCCATCGGCACCAGCCACGGCGCCTACAAGTTCACCCGCGAGCCCACCGGCGACATCCTGGCGATCGACCGCATCAAGGAAATCCACCGCCGCATTCCCAACACCCACTTGGTGATGCACGGCTCCTCGAGCGTGCCGCAGGAACTGCTGGCGATCATTCGCCAGTACGGCGGCAACATGAAGGAAACCTACGGCGTGCCCGTCAAGGAAATCCAGGAAGCCATCAAGCACGGCGTGCGCAAGATCAACATCGACACCGACATCCGCCTGGCCATGACCGGCGCGGTGCGCAAGTTCCTGGCCGAGAACCCCGAGAAGTTCGACGCCCGCGAATGGCTCAAGCCGGCGCGCGAAGCCGCCAAGCTGATCTGCAAGCAGCGCTACATCGAGTTCGGCTGCGAAGGCCAGGGCGCCAAGATCAAGGGCGACACGCTGCAGGTCGTGGCCGCCAAGTACGCCAAGGGCGAGCTGGCGCAAGAGGTCGTCTAA
- a CDS encoding HipA domain-containing protein — MYLHAPGGGRRAIGYLSQYGDILRVSFDEAYIADPGRPTLSLAYRGADEASTRAILASARDTRVSRSDGHWPSYFQNLLPEGHNRERLAQQRGCAADDEFELLAAAGHDLTGALEVEPVPTAEGIPDTVRHWHTALGLDVLEPGFVEMPVEDAAAIPGVVTKFSAVQDGRRYVVRRHGAAGSFILKLPSTRHPDLVDNEFTGYRLCGALGLDCAEASVIGRADADLPEQVRFEQILAVRRFDRTPEGGRIHMEEFAQVLQYEPRQKYGRGLAVDWPAMLRVLDRLSPNPVADVRECVRRIVAFILLGNSDAHLKNWALRYPDGVAPVLAPLYDPVCVAAFFEDVPAGDYGVNRAIDAKLRAFDWPALDALLRSAGLLRPARLMAIARDTVRQAQAEWPALLAQDGTPASVRRCIEARLAGGVALSTLAS; from the coding sequence ATGTATCTGCACGCTCCCGGTGGCGGGCGGCGCGCCATCGGCTATCTCTCGCAGTACGGCGACATCCTGCGCGTGTCGTTCGACGAGGCGTACATCGCCGATCCCGGCCGGCCGACGCTTTCCCTCGCGTACCGCGGCGCAGACGAGGCTTCGACCCGCGCCATCCTGGCCTCGGCGCGCGACACCCGCGTCTCGCGCAGCGACGGCCACTGGCCGAGCTACTTCCAGAACCTGCTGCCCGAAGGCCACAACCGTGAGCGCCTCGCGCAGCAGCGCGGCTGCGCGGCCGACGACGAGTTCGAGCTGCTGGCCGCCGCCGGCCACGACCTGACGGGCGCGCTCGAGGTCGAGCCGGTGCCCACGGCCGAAGGCATTCCCGACACCGTGCGGCACTGGCACACGGCGCTGGGGCTCGACGTGCTGGAGCCAGGCTTCGTCGAGATGCCGGTAGAAGACGCCGCTGCCATCCCCGGCGTGGTGACCAAGTTTTCAGCGGTGCAGGACGGACGGCGCTACGTGGTGCGACGCCACGGGGCGGCGGGCTCCTTCATCCTCAAGCTGCCGAGCACGCGGCATCCGGACCTGGTCGACAACGAGTTCACCGGCTACCGCCTCTGCGGCGCGCTGGGCCTCGACTGCGCCGAAGCCAGCGTGATCGGCCGTGCCGACGCCGACCTGCCCGAGCAGGTGCGCTTCGAGCAGATCCTCGCCGTGCGCCGCTTCGACCGCACCCCCGAAGGCGGGCGCATCCACATGGAAGAGTTCGCACAGGTGCTGCAGTACGAGCCCCGGCAGAAATACGGCCGCGGCCTCGCGGTCGACTGGCCCGCAATGCTGCGCGTGCTCGACCGGCTCTCGCCGAACCCGGTGGCCGATGTGCGCGAGTGCGTGCGGCGCATCGTCGCCTTCATCCTGCTGGGCAACAGCGACGCACACCTGAAGAACTGGGCGCTCCGTTACCCCGACGGCGTGGCGCCGGTGCTGGCGCCGCTCTACGACCCGGTGTGCGTGGCCGCCTTCTTCGAGGACGTGCCGGCCGGCGACTACGGAGTGAACCGGGCGATCGACGCGAAGCTGCGCGCCTTCGACTGGCCGGCGCTCGACGCCCTGCTGCGCTCGGCGGGCCTGCTGCGCCCGGCGCGGCTCATGGCGATCGCCCGCGACACGGTGCGCCAGGCGCAGGCCGAATGGCCCGCACTGCTCGCCCAAGACGGCACGCCCGCGAGCGTGCGGCGCTGCATCGAGGCTCGATTGGCGGGCGGCGTGGCGCTGTCGACATTGGCGAGCTAA
- the purE gene encoding 5-(carboxyamino)imidazole ribonucleotide mutase, with protein sequence MNETIQVGVVMGSSSDWETMRNAVEILQQFGIGHEAKVVSAHRMPDALFAYAESAAGRGLTAIIAGAGGAAHLPGMLASKTTVPVLGVPVASRHLQGVDSLYSIVQMPKGVPVATFAIGNAGAANAALFAVAMLAVNNPALRAKLDAFRTAQTAAAEAMTLPPAPAGEAPAVSPFSPQGGGAL encoded by the coding sequence ATGAACGAAACCATTCAGGTCGGTGTAGTGATGGGCTCGAGCTCCGATTGGGAGACGATGCGCAACGCGGTCGAGATTCTCCAGCAATTCGGAATCGGGCACGAAGCAAAGGTGGTCTCGGCCCACCGGATGCCCGATGCGCTGTTCGCGTACGCCGAAAGCGCCGCCGGGCGCGGGCTCACCGCGATCATCGCGGGCGCGGGCGGCGCGGCCCACCTGCCGGGCATGCTGGCCTCGAAAACCACGGTGCCGGTGCTCGGCGTGCCCGTGGCCAGCCGCCACCTGCAGGGCGTCGATTCCCTCTACAGCATCGTGCAGATGCCCAAGGGCGTGCCGGTGGCCACCTTTGCGATCGGCAATGCCGGTGCGGCCAACGCGGCGCTGTTTGCGGTGGCGATGCTGGCGGTGAACAACCCGGCATTGCGCGCGAAGCTGGACGCCTTCCGCACGGCCCAGACGGCCGCCGCCGAAGCCATGACGCTGCCGCCGGCCCCCGCCGGCGAGGCCCCCGCGGTTTCTCCTTTCTCGCCGCAAGGCGGAGGTGCCCTGTGA
- a CDS encoding 1-aminocyclopropane-1-carboxylate deaminase, with product MNLKKFPRHALTFGPTPIHPLKRLSAHLGGKVELYAKREDCNSGLAFGGNKTRKLEYLIPEALEGGYDTLVSIGGIQSNQTRQVAAVAAHLGLKCVLVQENWVNYSDAVYDRVGNIEMSRIMGADVRLDAAGFDIGIRKSWEDAMESVRQAGGKPFPIPAGCSEHPRGGLGFVAFAEEVRQQEAELGFKFDYVVVCAVTGSTQAGMVVGFAADGRADRVIGIDASAKPQQTFDQILRIAKNTAELVELGRDITEKDVVLDRRFGGPEYGLPNEGTLEAIRLCARFEGMLTDPVYEGKSMHGMIEKVRLGEFPAGSKVLYAHLGGVPALNAYSFLFRNG from the coding sequence ATGAACCTGAAGAAATTTCCCCGCCACGCCCTGACCTTTGGCCCTACGCCGATCCATCCGCTCAAGCGCCTGAGCGCGCACCTGGGCGGCAAGGTCGAGCTCTATGCCAAGCGCGAGGACTGCAACAGCGGCCTGGCCTTCGGCGGCAACAAGACCCGCAAGCTCGAATACCTGATTCCCGAGGCGCTCGAAGGCGGCTACGACACGCTGGTGTCCATCGGCGGCATCCAGTCGAACCAGACGCGGCAGGTGGCCGCGGTGGCGGCGCACCTGGGCCTCAAGTGCGTGCTGGTGCAAGAGAACTGGGTCAACTACTCCGACGCGGTGTACGACCGGGTCGGCAACATCGAGATGTCGCGAATCATGGGCGCCGACGTTCGACTCGACGCCGCGGGCTTCGACATCGGCATCCGCAAGAGCTGGGAAGACGCGATGGAAAGCGTGCGCCAGGCCGGCGGCAAGCCTTTTCCGATTCCGGCGGGTTGCTCCGAGCATCCGAGGGGCGGCCTGGGCTTCGTGGCCTTCGCCGAAGAAGTGCGCCAGCAGGAAGCCGAACTCGGCTTCAAGTTCGACTACGTCGTGGTCTGCGCCGTGACCGGCAGCACGCAGGCCGGCATGGTGGTCGGCTTCGCGGCCGACGGCCGAGCCGACCGCGTGATCGGCATCGACGCCTCGGCCAAGCCGCAGCAGACCTTCGACCAGATCCTGCGCATCGCGAAGAACACGGCCGAGCTGGTCGAACTGGGCCGCGACATCACAGAGAAAGACGTGGTGCTGGACCGCCGCTTCGGCGGGCCGGAATACGGGCTGCCGAACGAAGGCACGCTGGAGGCGATTCGCCTCTGCGCCCGCTTCGAAGGCATGCTGACCGACCCCGTGTACGAGGGCAAGTCGATGCACGGGATGATCGAGAAGGTGCGGCTCGGGGAGTTTCCGGCCGGATCGAAGGTGCTGTATGCGCACTTGGGCGGTGTGCCCGCCCTCAACGCCTACAGCTTCCTCTTCAGGAACGGCTGA
- a CDS encoding META domain-containing protein: MRSFARHIALPVLATAALLTTLTGCGSGISLDEPIEGPVWRLAQLGDEPITPGGDAQIQFDRSSGRVSGSGGCNRVSGTFTRSGISLKIGQLAATRMACADPVRGANEAQFLSALQSTTSYSLAPGRLALLDAGGRTVATLSSGNR; the protein is encoded by the coding sequence ATGCGTTCCTTCGCCCGCCACATTGCGCTCCCCGTTCTTGCAACGGCCGCGCTGCTGACCACCTTGACCGGCTGCGGGAGCGGCATCAGCCTGGACGAACCCATCGAAGGCCCGGTGTGGCGCCTCGCGCAGCTGGGCGACGAGCCCATCACGCCGGGCGGCGATGCGCAGATCCAGTTCGACCGCAGCAGCGGGCGTGTCAGTGGATCGGGAGGATGCAACCGCGTGTCGGGCACGTTCACCCGCAGCGGCATCTCATTGAAGATCGGGCAGCTGGCCGCCACGCGCATGGCCTGCGCCGACCCGGTGCGCGGCGCCAACGAGGCGCAGTTCCTCTCGGCGCTGCAGAGCACGACGAGCTACAGCCTCGCGCCGGGGCGGCTGGCGTTGCTGGACGCCGGCGGCCGGACGGTGGCGACGCTGAGTTCAGGGAACCGCTGA
- a CDS encoding 5-(carboxyamino)imidazole ribonucleotide synthase has translation MTKNGDLPILPGATLGVLGGGQLGRMFAHAAQRMGYFTAVLDPDADSPAGRVSHHHIHTDYADVDGLARLAGLADAVTTEFENVPAPSLEHLAVARPVSPNASAIAIAQDRIAEKAHFTRCGVPCAPYAAIETAAQLAAVEDHLLPGILKTARLGYDGKGQQRVKTRAELVEAWQATGCVPCVLEKLLPLEFECSVILARGRDGQVVHFPPQRNLHRDGILAVTEVHVLNMPKTVAQGAVNSAKSIANGLDYVGVLCVEFFALADGSLVVNEMAPRPHNSGHYTMEACDVSQFELQVRTLAGLPLAAPRQHSPAIMLNLLGDLWFTSGEEKPVSPRWSDVLALPGVHLHLYGKIEPRPGRKMGHLTLTGATLESVRANASQAALLLGLPPVEVTGLA, from the coding sequence GTGACCAAGAACGGTGACCTGCCCATCCTCCCGGGCGCCACGCTCGGCGTGCTCGGGGGCGGCCAGCTCGGCCGCATGTTCGCGCATGCCGCACAGCGCATGGGTTACTTCACCGCGGTGCTCGACCCCGACGCCGACAGTCCCGCCGGCCGGGTGAGCCATCACCACATCCACACCGACTACGCCGATGTCGACGGCCTCGCCCGCCTGGCCGGCTTGGCCGACGCGGTGACGACCGAGTTCGAGAACGTGCCCGCGCCCTCGCTGGAGCACCTGGCCGTGGCGCGACCGGTGTCGCCCAATGCCTCGGCCATCGCCATCGCGCAGGACCGCATCGCCGAGAAGGCCCACTTCACCCGCTGCGGCGTGCCCTGCGCGCCCTACGCGGCCATCGAGACCGCGGCCCAGCTCGCCGCCGTCGAAGATCACCTGCTGCCCGGCATCCTGAAGACGGCCCGCCTGGGCTACGACGGCAAGGGCCAGCAGCGCGTGAAGACGCGCGCCGAGCTGGTCGAGGCCTGGCAGGCCACCGGCTGCGTGCCCTGCGTGCTCGAGAAGCTGCTGCCGCTCGAATTCGAGTGCTCGGTGATCCTCGCGCGCGGCCGCGACGGGCAGGTCGTGCACTTTCCGCCCCAGCGCAACCTGCACCGCGACGGCATCCTGGCCGTCACCGAGGTGCATGTGCTGAACATGCCCAAGACGGTGGCGCAGGGCGCGGTCAATTCCGCGAAGAGCATCGCGAACGGCCTGGACTATGTGGGCGTGCTGTGCGTCGAGTTCTTCGCACTGGCCGACGGCTCGCTGGTGGTCAATGAAATGGCGCCGCGCCCGCACAACAGCGGCCACTACACGATGGAAGCCTGCGACGTGTCGCAGTTCGAGCTGCAGGTGCGCACGCTCGCCGGCCTGCCGCTCGCGGCGCCGCGCCAGCACAGCCCCGCGATCATGCTGAACCTGCTGGGCGACCTGTGGTTCACCTCGGGCGAAGAAAAGCCGGTCTCGCCGCGCTGGAGCGACGTGCTCGCGCTGCCGGGCGTGCATCTGCACCTCTACGGAAAGATCGAGCCGCGGCCCGGCCGCAAGATGGGCCACCTGACCCTCACCGGCGCCACGCTCGAGAGCGTGCGCGCCAATGCCTCGCAGGCCGCGCTGCTGCTGGGACTGCCGCCGGTGGAAGTGACCGGCCTCGCATGA
- a CDS encoding phosphoribosylaminoimidazolesuccinocarboxamide synthase, giving the protein MTTVHTSSIQSLPLLARGKVRDNYAVGEDRILMVASDRLSAFDVIMGEPIPGKGEILTQMALWWFDRLGQICPNHLTGDAPESVVTAEEVPQVTQRSMLVKRLKPIPVEAVVRGYLAGSGWKEYQESRSVCGVPLPEGLTNASKLPRPIFTPAAKAAAGEHDENISYDRVVEIVGPKLAQQIRETSIAIYETAAQIALTKGMIIADTKFEFGLDEAGTLVLMDEVLTPDSSRYWPVEGYEAALAAGTNPPSYDKQFVRDWLEATKINGKPWDKTPPAPRLPAEVIEKTAAKYREALERLTG; this is encoded by the coding sequence ATGACCACCGTCCACACCTCCTCCATCCAGAGCCTGCCCCTGCTTGCGCGCGGCAAGGTGCGCGACAACTACGCCGTCGGCGAAGACCGCATCCTGATGGTCGCGAGCGACCGGCTCAGCGCCTTCGACGTGATCATGGGCGAGCCGATTCCCGGCAAGGGGGAGATCCTCACGCAGATGGCGCTGTGGTGGTTCGACCGGCTCGGCCAGATCTGCCCGAACCACCTGACCGGCGATGCGCCCGAGAGCGTGGTCACGGCCGAGGAAGTGCCGCAGGTCACCCAGCGCTCGATGCTGGTCAAGCGCCTGAAGCCGATCCCGGTCGAGGCCGTGGTGCGCGGCTATCTCGCCGGCAGCGGTTGGAAGGAATACCAGGAAAGCCGCTCGGTCTGCGGCGTGCCGCTGCCCGAAGGCCTGACCAACGCGAGCAAGCTGCCGCGCCCGATCTTCACGCCCGCCGCCAAGGCCGCGGCCGGCGAGCACGACGAGAACATCAGCTACGACCGCGTGGTCGAGATCGTCGGCCCCAAGCTGGCCCAGCAGATCCGCGAGACCAGCATCGCGATCTACGAAACCGCCGCGCAGATCGCCCTCACCAAGGGAATGATCATTGCCGACACCAAGTTCGAATTCGGCCTCGACGAAGCCGGCACGCTGGTGCTGATGGACGAAGTGCTCACGCCCGACAGCTCGCGCTACTGGCCCGTCGAAGGCTACGAGGCCGCACTGGCCGCCGGCACCAATCCGCCGAGCTACGACAAGCAGTTCGTGCGCGACTGGCTCGAGGCCACGAAGATCAACGGCAAGCCCTGGGACAAGACGCCGCCGGCGCCGCGCCTGCCGGCAGAGGTGATCGAGAAGACTGCGGCCAAGTACCGCGAGGCGCTGGAACGCCTCACGGGCTGA